One genomic window of Chromatiales bacterium includes the following:
- the rdgB gene encoding RdgB/HAM1 family non-canonical purine NTP pyrophosphatase yields MSTTIVLATGNAGKVRELGQLLSGSAFDIRPQSEYGVPEAEETGLTFVENAILKARNAAAHTGLPAIADDSGIEVDALMGAPGVRSARYAGPAASDADNLNKLLDALSAREDAPRTARFRCLMVYLRHAEDPAPLICAGVWEGEIATAPRGTNGFGYDPVFWLPDRGCTAAELDSETKNRLSHRGQALRELVARLTG; encoded by the coding sequence ATGAGCACGACGATCGTGCTCGCGACCGGCAATGCCGGCAAGGTTCGCGAACTCGGCCAGCTGCTGTCCGGCAGTGCCTTCGACATCCGGCCGCAGTCGGAATATGGCGTGCCCGAGGCCGAGGAGACCGGGCTCACGTTCGTCGAAAACGCCATTCTCAAGGCCCGCAACGCCGCCGCGCACACCGGGCTGCCGGCGATCGCTGACGATTCGGGTATCGAGGTCGACGCGCTGATGGGCGCGCCCGGCGTGCGTTCGGCGCGTTATGCCGGACCGGCTGCAAGCGATGCGGACAATCTCAACAAACTGCTCGATGCACTCAGCGCGCGCGAAGACGCGCCGCGCACCGCGCGTTTTCGCTGCCTGATGGTGTATCTGCGGCATGCCGAAGACCCCGCGCCACTGATCTGCGCAGGGGTCTGGGAGGGCGAGATCGCCACGGCCCCGCGCGGCACGAACGGCTTTGGCTACGACCCGGTGTTCTGGCTGCCCGATCGCGGCTGCACGGCAGCGGAACTCGACAGCGAGACCAAGAACCGCCTCAGCCACCGCGGCCAGGCCCTGCGCGAACTCGTCGCGCGACTGACCGGCTGA
- a CDS encoding serine/threonine-protein phosphatase has translation MSAAPYEVAQTSLLGNRSTNQDRSAIVRAKEHVMIAVADGMGGHPRGEVAAEIFVDTYRRAFNHATKPIADLPGFFSRVLQQAHREIVEYGIRQNPPIAPRTTGVVCVVQAGVARWLHVGDSRLYVFRAGQVLIQTEDHSYVQELCGSGLLAAGQANEHPFRNFVTRCVGGAEKQPEPTISETQRLEPGDVLLLCTDGLWSVLEREPLSGALSDPVPLPSAVSNMVHRAEAASFPNSDNVTAAALRWLAPRSMAQTDPTEAAAKAAVGTRKNGAVDEAIHQLNSAMQELETGLQRLRQTNKSPQR, from the coding sequence GTGAGCGCCGCCCCGTACGAAGTGGCGCAGACCAGCCTGCTCGGCAATCGCTCGACGAACCAGGATCGCTCGGCGATCGTGCGCGCGAAGGAACACGTGATGATCGCCGTCGCCGACGGCATGGGCGGGCATCCGCGCGGCGAGGTCGCCGCCGAGATTTTCGTTGACACCTACCGGCGCGCCTTCAACCACGCGACCAAGCCGATCGCCGACCTGCCGGGTTTTTTCAGCCGCGTGCTGCAGCAGGCGCACCGCGAGATCGTCGAATACGGCATCCGCCAGAACCCGCCGATCGCCCCGCGCACCACCGGCGTGGTCTGCGTGGTGCAGGCCGGCGTCGCGCGGTGGCTGCATGTCGGTGACAGCCGCCTGTATGTGTTTCGCGCGGGCCAGGTGCTGATCCAGACCGAGGACCATTCCTACGTGCAGGAGCTGTGCGGATCGGGATTGCTGGCCGCAGGACAGGCCAACGAACACCCGTTTCGCAACTTCGTCACGCGCTGCGTCGGCGGCGCCGAAAAGCAGCCCGAACCCACCATCAGCGAAACACAGCGCCTGGAACCCGGTGATGTGCTGCTGCTGTGCACCGACGGCCTGTGGTCGGTGCTGGAACGCGAACCGCTCAGCGGCGCGCTCAGCGACCCGGTGCCGCTGCCCAGCGCAGTGAGCAACATGGTCCACCGCGCCGAGGCCGCGAGTTTTCCGAACAGCGACAACGTCACGGCCGCCGCACTGCGCTGGCTCGCGCCGCGTTCCATGGCCCAGACCGACCCAACCGAGGCCGCGGCAAAGGCCGCCGTGGGCACGCGCAAGAACGGCGCCGTGGACGAGGCGATCCACCAGCTCAATTCCGCGATGCAGGAACTCGAGACCGGATTGCAGCGCCTGCGCCAAACGAACAAATCCCCCCAACGCTGA
- the gmk gene encoding guanylate kinase: MNRGAPSGHAFVITAPSGAGKTSLIDALMQRLPGLERGISYTTRAPGPGEVDGRDYHFVTDARFDELFVTGALLESTAAYGNRYGTGRDALATQLARADVLLALDRHGALALRAALSELVRTIFVVPPSAQALRARLRARGRDDDQSVERRLAAAAAELRGWREFDYVVVNDDFEQAVEELATIVSAARCERVARSGLIADIEAGF, encoded by the coding sequence ATGAACAGGGGCGCGCCGTCCGGTCACGCGTTCGTGATCACCGCGCCGTCCGGTGCCGGCAAGACCAGCCTGATCGACGCGCTGATGCAACGGCTGCCGGGACTCGAGCGCGGGATTTCCTACACGACCCGCGCACCGGGTCCGGGCGAGGTCGATGGCCGGGACTACCATTTCGTGACCGATGCCCGGTTTGACGAACTGTTCGTGACTGGCGCGCTGCTGGAGTCGACCGCGGCCTACGGCAACCGCTATGGCACAGGCCGCGACGCACTCGCCACGCAGCTCGCCCGCGCCGACGTGTTGCTGGCGCTGGATCGGCACGGCGCGCTCGCCCTGCGCGCGGCCCTGTCGGAACTCGTGCGCACGATCTTCGTCGTGCCGCCATCGGCACAGGCACTGCGCGCGCGGCTGCGTGCGCGCGGACGCGACGATGACCAGAGCGTGGAGCGTCGTCTGGCCGCCGCCGCGGCCGAACTGCGCGGCTGGCGCGAGTTCGACTACGTCGTCGTCAACGACGACTTCGAACAGGCCGTGGAAGAACTCGCCACAATCGTCAGCGCCGCCCGCTGCGAGCGCGTGGCCCGTTCCGGGCTGATCGCGGACATCGAAGCCGGGTTCTGA
- the icd gene encoding NADP-dependent isocitrate dehydrogenase — MSFDKIVLPSDGERIGVAADFSLEVPDRPIVPFIEGDGIGVDITPVMRRVVDAAVEKCYGGKRQIAWMEVYAGEKANQVYGADVWLPDETLEAVRDYVVSIKGPLTTPVGGGIRSLNVALRQKLDLYVCLRPIRYFDGTPSPLRDPSKTDMVIFRENSEDIYAGIEWPAESAEAKKLIEFLRQEMGVSKIRFPATSGIGVKPVSREGTERLVRKAIQYAIDNDRASVTFVHKGNIMKFTEGAFKNWGYELAQREFGAELWDGGPWCRMKNPRTGNTIVFKDVIADAFLQQILLRPQDYDVIATMNLNGDYISDALAAQVGGIGIAPGANLSDTVAMFEATHGTAPKYAGQDKVNPSSLILSAEMMLRHMGWVEAADAVINGVGGAISAQTVTYDLARLMPGPTEVSCSGFGEAVIAKM, encoded by the coding sequence ATGAGTTTCGACAAGATCGTGCTGCCGTCTGACGGCGAACGGATCGGCGTTGCAGCGGATTTTTCCCTCGAAGTTCCCGATCGGCCGATCGTGCCGTTCATCGAGGGCGACGGCATTGGCGTGGACATCACGCCGGTGATGCGCCGGGTCGTCGATGCCGCGGTGGAAAAGTGCTACGGCGGCAAGCGCCAGATCGCCTGGATGGAGGTCTACGCCGGCGAGAAGGCGAACCAGGTCTATGGCGCCGATGTCTGGCTGCCCGATGAAACGCTCGAGGCCGTGCGCGACTATGTCGTCTCGATCAAGGGGCCGCTGACGACGCCCGTCGGTGGCGGCATCCGTTCGCTGAACGTCGCACTGCGGCAGAAGCTGGATCTGTACGTCTGTCTGCGTCCGATCCGCTACTTCGACGGCACGCCGAGCCCGCTGCGCGATCCGAGCAAGACCGACATGGTCATCTTCCGCGAGAACTCCGAGGACATCTACGCCGGCATCGAGTGGCCGGCGGAGAGCGCCGAGGCCAAAAAGCTCATCGAATTCCTGCGGCAGGAAATGGGCGTTTCCAAGATTCGTTTTCCGGCGACCTCCGGCATCGGCGTCAAGCCGGTGTCACGCGAGGGCACCGAACGCCTCGTGCGCAAGGCCATCCAGTACGCGATCGACAACGACCGCGCCTCGGTGACCTTCGTGCACAAGGGCAACATCATGAAATTCACCGAGGGTGCGTTCAAGAACTGGGGCTACGAACTCGCCCAGCGCGAGTTCGGCGCCGAGCTCTGGGACGGCGGTCCGTGGTGTCGCATGAAAAACCCGCGTACCGGCAACACCATCGTGTTCAAGGATGTGATCGCCGACGCGTTCCTGCAGCAGATCCTGCTGCGTCCGCAGGACTACGACGTCATTGCCACGATGAACCTGAACGGCGATTACATCTCCGACGCGCTGGCCGCGCAGGTCGGCGGCATCGGCATCGCGCCCGGCGCGAATCTTTCGGACACCGTTGCGATGTTCGAGGCCACGCACGGCACGGCGCCGAAATACGCCGGGCAGGACAAGGTCAACCCGAGTTCGCTGATTCTTTCCGCCGAAATGATGCTCCGGCACATGGGCTGGGTCGAGGCGGCCGATGCCGTCATCAACGGTGTCGGTGGCGCAATCTCCGCGCAGACCGTGACCTATGATCTCGCGCGGCTCATGCCGGGTCCAACCGAAGTCAGCTGTTCGGGTTTCGGCGAGGCCGTGATCGCCAAGATGTAG
- the rph gene encoding ribonuclease PH, whose protein sequence is MTRPSGRAADALRPIRFTRRYTRHAEGSVLVEFGDTQVICTATVEHRLPPWRRDSGCGWITAEYGMLPRSTNTRLGREAARGRQGGRTMEIQRLIGRSLRAAADLARLGEHTIIIDCDVIQADGGTRTASISGGFVALADAVASLGDAASGALTQHVASVSVGIVDGTPVLDLDYAEDSTAETDMNVVMDEAGGFIEVQGTAEGKAFPRAELDSMLDLAGAGIRHIIELQKSALAQ, encoded by the coding sequence GTGACGCGTCCCAGTGGCCGCGCGGCCGATGCGCTGCGCCCGATCCGATTTACCCGCCGCTATACACGCCATGCCGAGGGTTCGGTGCTGGTCGAGTTCGGCGACACCCAGGTCATCTGCACGGCCACGGTGGAACACCGCCTGCCGCCGTGGCGGCGTGACTCGGGCTGCGGCTGGATCACGGCTGAATACGGCATGCTGCCGCGCTCGACGAACACCCGACTCGGGCGCGAGGCCGCGCGCGGCCGCCAAGGCGGACGCACGATGGAAATCCAGCGCCTGATCGGCCGCTCGCTGCGTGCCGCGGCCGACCTCGCACGGCTCGGCGAGCACACCATCATCATCGACTGCGACGTCATCCAGGCCGATGGCGGCACGCGCACCGCGTCGATCAGCGGCGGGTTCGTCGCGCTGGCCGATGCCGTCGCGAGCCTCGGAGACGCGGCCTCCGGCGCACTGACCCAACACGTCGCGTCGGTGTCAGTCGGCATCGTCGACGGCACGCCCGTGCTGGATCTGGACTATGCCGAAGACTCCACGGCGGAGACCGACATGAACGTGGTCATGGACGAGGCCGGCGGATTCATCGAGGTCCAGGGCACCGCCGAGGGCAAGGCATTCCCGCGCGCGGAACTCGATTCGATGCTCGACCTCGCCGGCGCCGGCATTCGACACATCATCGAACTGCAGAAGTCGGCGCTCGCGCAATGA
- a CDS encoding YicC family protein yields MIRSMTGFGRAEGSGTWGTVTWEVRTVNHRYLEVSLRLPEALRELDTEVRARMRDALGRGKVDAQLRLDLTVAEAPDLRINSALADALIAVARDLSTRLGTALPGVDTVLRWPGVVDVVAPDAEVLAAVALETLDAALGQLDAARASEGERLAQFLRQRLEGLREQTALARARRPLMLESRRTRLAERLAELRTEVDPARLERELVLFAQPVDVDEEIDRLGAHLDEIDGLVNSKQPVGRRLDFLVQELNREANTLGSKANDLETTRAAVEMKVLIEQMREQVQNIE; encoded by the coding sequence ATGATTCGCAGCATGACCGGCTTTGGCCGGGCCGAAGGGTCCGGCACCTGGGGCACCGTCACCTGGGAGGTGCGCACCGTCAACCATCGCTACCTCGAGGTCAGCCTGCGCCTGCCCGAGGCGCTGCGCGAACTGGATACCGAGGTCCGTGCGCGCATGCGCGATGCGCTCGGACGTGGCAAGGTCGACGCGCAGCTCAGGCTCGACCTGACCGTGGCCGAGGCGCCGGATCTGCGCATCAACTCGGCCCTGGCCGATGCCCTGATCGCCGTCGCCCGCGACCTGTCCACCCGGCTCGGCACGGCGCTGCCGGGTGTCGACACGGTGCTGCGCTGGCCGGGCGTCGTCGATGTCGTCGCCCCGGATGCCGAGGTGCTCGCGGCGGTGGCGCTCGAAACCCTGGATGCCGCCCTCGGCCAGCTCGACGCCGCGCGTGCGAGCGAGGGCGAGCGCCTCGCGCAGTTCCTGCGCCAGCGGCTGGAAGGTCTGCGTGAACAGACCGCGCTGGCCCGCGCGCGCCGGCCGCTGATGCTCGAGAGTCGCCGCACGCGGCTGGCCGAGCGGCTTGCGGAACTACGCACCGAGGTCGATCCCGCGCGGCTCGAACGGGAGCTCGTGCTGTTCGCCCAGCCCGTGGATGTGGATGAAGAGATCGACCGTCTGGGTGCGCACCTCGACGAGATCGATGGCTTGGTGAACTCGAAACAACCGGTCGGTCGACGCTTGGATTTCCTCGTGCAGGAACTCAACCGCGAGGCCAACACCCTGGGCTCCAAGGCCAATGATCTGGAAACCACGCGCGCGGCGGTCGAGATGAAGGTGCTGATCGAGCAGATGCGCGAGCAGGTACAGAACATCGAATGA
- a CDS encoding bifunctional (p)ppGpp synthetase/guanosine-3',5'-bis(diphosphate) 3'-pyrophosphohydrolase, which produces MAVPLGDPAEPAQTPPNAGQAGEERLLISQLCEVLDAYLPPEAVRDVYRAYLFAAEAHIDQMRKSGEPYIYHPIAVARILAGMHMDHQTLVAAILHDVIEDTPTAKEHLAEQFGAEVAELVDGVSKLDHVGFSSRKEAQAENFRKMLLAMSRDVRVILIKLADRLHNMRTLGVMTPEKRRRIAHETLEIYAPIAYRLGMNDVRLELEDHGFRHLYPKRYFVIEREVERVRGHRRQVLDKIKQALRASLRQDGIDAQVIGREKHLYSVFRKMQEKRLRFEDVSDLFGFRVVTASAADCYRALGVVHSTYKPLPGKFKDYIAIPKANGYQSLHTVLVGPYGFPIEVQIRSSEMQHLADSGIAAHWHYKGGESGRAANTRAYEWLQSLLEMQRDAGTSVEFLDSVRVDLFPDETYVFTPAGDIVKLPRGATVLDFAFAVHSELGRYCSGARIDHKLVSLRTELSSGQMVEVLTSPNARPNASWLNFVVTAKARTNIRGFLKNIQRDEAISLGRRLLDRQLTRHGRHLADVPGGERETVVRSLGYARCDDLLADIGLGNRMAQLVARHFLPADGEAPPDRGAALAIEGTEGMVVQFARCCRPIPGDPVIGVFRPGRGLVVHVDGCANLGGRLSSADDVINLQWSADPKREFTTDLRIEVGNQRGVLARVASAISELGSNIENVAVEGRDGLTSTMHLSITVRDRKHMAAILRAVRAEREVLKIHRTRARAGGLRRDDGRWQHSAPTDTDSSI; this is translated from the coding sequence ATGGCCGTGCCGCTGGGCGATCCGGCCGAGCCTGCACAAACGCCGCCGAATGCCGGGCAGGCTGGCGAAGAACGCCTGCTCATCTCCCAGCTCTGCGAAGTCCTGGACGCGTACCTGCCGCCCGAGGCGGTCCGCGATGTCTACCGTGCCTACCTGTTCGCGGCCGAGGCGCATATCGACCAGATGCGCAAGTCGGGTGAGCCGTACATCTATCACCCGATCGCCGTCGCCCGCATCCTCGCGGGCATGCACATGGATCACCAGACCCTGGTTGCGGCGATCCTGCACGATGTCATCGAGGACACCCCGACCGCCAAGGAACACCTCGCGGAGCAGTTCGGCGCCGAGGTTGCCGAACTCGTCGACGGTGTCAGCAAGCTCGACCACGTCGGGTTTTCCAGCCGCAAGGAGGCGCAGGCGGAGAACTTCCGCAAGATGCTGCTGGCGATGTCGCGCGATGTGCGCGTCATCCTGATCAAGCTCGCCGACCGGTTGCACAACATGCGCACGCTCGGCGTGATGACGCCGGAGAAGCGTCGGCGCATCGCCCACGAAACGCTCGAGATCTACGCGCCGATCGCCTACCGGCTGGGCATGAACGACGTGCGTCTCGAACTCGAGGACCACGGTTTTCGCCATCTCTATCCGAAACGCTATTTCGTGATCGAGCGCGAGGTCGAGCGTGTGCGCGGCCACCGTCGCCAGGTGCTCGACAAGATCAAGCAGGCGTTGCGCGCCAGCCTGCGTCAGGACGGCATCGACGCGCAGGTCATCGGCCGCGAGAAGCACCTCTACAGCGTGTTTCGCAAGATGCAGGAAAAGCGTCTGCGCTTCGAGGATGTTTCAGACCTGTTCGGTTTCCGGGTCGTGACGGCCTCGGCCGCGGACTGTTACCGCGCGCTCGGGGTCGTGCATTCGACCTACAAGCCCCTGCCCGGCAAGTTCAAGGACTACATCGCCATCCCGAAGGCGAACGGCTACCAGTCGCTGCACACCGTGCTGGTCGGCCCGTACGGCTTTCCGATCGAGGTGCAGATCCGCTCCAGCGAAATGCAGCATCTGGCCGATTCCGGCATCGCCGCGCACTGGCACTACAAGGGCGGCGAATCGGGCCGCGCGGCGAACACGCGCGCCTACGAATGGCTGCAGAGCCTGCTCGAGATGCAGCGTGACGCCGGCACCTCCGTCGAGTTCCTCGACAGCGTGCGCGTCGACCTGTTTCCGGACGAGACCTATGTGTTCACGCCGGCCGGCGACATCGTCAAGCTGCCACGCGGCGCGACGGTGCTGGACTTCGCGTTCGCCGTGCACAGCGAACTCGGCCGCTACTGTTCAGGCGCGCGCATCGACCACAAGCTGGTGTCGCTGCGCACCGAGTTGTCCAGCGGCCAGATGGTGGAAGTCCTGACCTCGCCGAACGCCCGGCCGAACGCGAGCTGGCTGAACTTCGTCGTCACCGCGAAGGCACGCACGAACATCCGCGGGTTCCTCAAGAACATCCAGCGTGACGAGGCGATTTCGCTCGGTCGGCGCCTGCTCGATCGCCAGCTCACCCGCCACGGCCGGCACCTGGCCGATGTGCCCGGCGGCGAACGCGAGACCGTCGTCAGGAGCCTGGGCTATGCGCGCTGCGACGACCTGCTGGCCGACATCGGTCTGGGCAATCGCATGGCGCAGCTGGTCGCGCGGCATTTCCTGCCGGCGGACGGCGAAGCACCGCCGGACCGCGGCGCGGCGCTCGCGATCGAGGGCACCGAAGGCATGGTCGTGCAGTTTGCGCGCTGTTGCCGGCCGATCCCGGGCGATCCGGTCATCGGCGTGTTCCGGCCGGGCCGCGGGCTGGTCGTGCATGTCGACGGCTGCGCGAACCTCGGTGGCCGGCTGAGCAGCGCCGACGACGTGATCAACCTGCAATGGTCGGCCGACCCCAAGCGCGAATTCACGACCGACCTGCGCATCGAGGTCGGCAACCAGCGCGGCGTGCTCGCGCGCGTCGCTTCGGCGATTTCGGAACTCGGCTCGAACATCGAGAACGTCGCGGTCGAGGGCCGCGACGGCCTGACGTCGACCATGCATCTGAGCATCACGGTGCGCGACCGCAAGCACATGGCGGCGATCCTGCGCGCGGTTCGTGCC
- a CDS encoding serine/threonine protein kinase translates to MANTGTINRNQLPIGTVVDGYAIQKLLGSGGFSLIYLGEDLHDLSPVVIKQFLPERFTRKQVDENGAARKDQKPRQIDVGRDHFYEEAKALAALHHPNIVNVRSFFCIDESAFLVMDYHTGKNLATYVKEQQGGLSEEFLLKVFPPLLDALRLIHSKSFLHLDIKPANIHVRPGGHPLLLDFGAVHQMSRGKRLIGPVVTPGFAPVEQYYSSGNVGPWSDLYAIGATMRACIEGKPPPPAIRRDADDEMEPAATKFRRDYSASLLEALDWAMSIDPHARPQTVDALLNVLPTSVKRAPFSRRKPLEDILTEAGS, encoded by the coding sequence ATGGCCAATACGGGAACCATCAACCGCAACCAGCTGCCGATCGGGACGGTCGTCGACGGCTATGCGATCCAGAAGCTGCTCGGCTCGGGCGGTTTCAGCCTGATCTACCTCGGCGAAGACCTGCACGACCTCTCGCCGGTGGTCATCAAGCAGTTCCTGCCCGAGCGCTTCACGCGCAAGCAGGTCGACGAGAACGGCGCAGCGCGCAAGGACCAGAAGCCGCGCCAGATCGACGTCGGACGCGATCACTTCTACGAAGAGGCCAAGGCGCTCGCTGCCCTGCACCATCCGAACATCGTCAACGTGCGCAGCTTTTTCTGCATCGACGAATCGGCGTTCCTGGTCATGGACTACCACACGGGCAAGAACCTCGCGACCTACGTCAAGGAGCAGCAGGGCGGGCTCAGCGAGGAGTTTCTGCTGAAGGTGTTTCCGCCGCTGCTCGACGCGCTGCGGCTGATCCATTCCAAGTCGTTTCTGCATCTGGACATCAAGCCCGCGAACATCCACGTGCGCCCCGGCGGCCACCCGCTGCTGCTGGACTTTGGCGCCGTCCACCAGATGAGTCGCGGCAAGCGGCTGATCGGGCCGGTCGTCACGCCGGGCTTCGCGCCGGTCGAGCAGTACTACAGCTCCGGCAATGTCGGGCCGTGGAGTGATCTGTATGCCATCGGCGCGACCATGCGCGCCTGCATCGAGGGCAAACCGCCACCGCCGGCGATCCGGCGTGACGCCGACGACGAGATGGAACCGGCCGCGACGAAATTCCGCCGCGACTACTCGGCCTCGCTGCTCGAGGCGCTGGACTGGGCCATGTCGATCGACCCGCACGCCCGGCCACAGACGGTCGACGCCCTGCTCAACGTGCTGCCGACCAGCGTCAAGCGCGCGCCATTCTCGCGGCGCAAGCCGCTTGAGGACATCCTGACGGAGGCCGGCTCGTGA
- the rpoZ gene encoding DNA-directed RNA polymerase subunit omega yields the protein MARVTVEDCLEQVNNRFELVLIAAKRARQIANGADPMVPWENDKPTVVALREIAEGLVDHAVLEDEPQEVDVDELLMEELAVAEAAAAAARANAEAVQNLHDAGPSED from the coding sequence ATGGCCAGAGTAACCGTCGAAGACTGCCTCGAACAGGTCAACAACCGTTTCGAGCTGGTGTTGATTGCCGCCAAGCGCGCGCGTCAGATTGCCAATGGCGCGGACCCGATGGTGCCCTGGGAAAACGACAAGCCCACGGTCGTGGCGCTGCGCGAAATCGCCGAGGGGCTGGTCGATCACGCGGTGCTCGAGGACGAGCCGCAGGAAGTGGATGTCGACGAACTGCTCATGGAGGAACTGGCCGTGGCCGAGGCCGCCGCCGCCGCGGCCCGTGCGAACGCCGAGGCCGTGCAGAACCTGCACGACGCCGGCCCCTCCGAGGACTGA